In the Prochlorococcus marinus str. MIT 9312 genome, TCCCAGTTGAAACAGTAAACTCCTGCATTTATTAATAAATTAAGTCGTTCTTGATTATTGCAATCTTTTTCTTCAACAATTCTCTCTATAAAATCCCCCTTCAAAAAAACTCTTCCATACCCATGAGGATTTTTTTTCTTTGTTGTTATTAAAGAAACATCGGCGTTTTTTGAATCATGTAAATTTAAAAGATTTTTTAGAGTCTCAGGCGTTATAAGAGGAACATCACCATTAAGCACTAAAAGTTTTCCTTCATTTTTTTTTACTTCTCTACAAAGTATCTGGATAGCATGACCAGTCCCTGATTGAGGTTCTTGAATGACAAAATGGATTTTTTTATTATCTGGTATTGACTCTTGTACCTCTTTGGATTTGTGTCCAGTAATTACAAAAATTTGATCGGGATTTAATTCAACACATGAATCAATTACTCTCTGCAAAAGACTTTTGCCAGAAATTTTATGTAAAACCTTTGGTATTGAGCTTTCCATTCTAGTGCCCTTACCTGCAGCCAGTATCGCAACACTTAACATGTTTTTTTGAATATATATATAAATCTAACTCTTGAAGGCCGACTTCGTCATTCCCCACTTTTTTCTCCATTTCTTTGTAGGTAATAGATTTGAGCATAATTGCTCATCTAATCTTTTATTAATGATATCTTCTCTACTTGAGTTTAAATGTTGATCTCTATAAGGAATGCTAGCTTTAGTGAAGAGATGTTCCTCTTCCATGATAGATAACTTTTCAAAATGGAAAGTGGGTTTCAATTTATTCTTATCAAATTTTGCTATTGCGACAGTTCCCTTACTCCAAAAAGTTCTGTTATTAAAACTCGGTTTAATAGTAAAAATCTCTAAACCAAGATTTCTTAATGTCTTTCTTACTGCCGCTGAAGAAGAATAAGTTATTAAATAACCCTGAGGATTAAGCTTTTCTGCAACCTTAGATAAGAATTCTATTGTCCAAACTTGTGGGCATTTTTGGGGAGAAAAACCATCTAAATAAATCAGATCAAATTTTTTAGCTGAAGGAATTACATTAATTTTTTCTCTAGCATCGCCCCACAAAATTCTACATTTAAGATATTGATCCTCAAAGCAATCGTTTTGGTACAATGATTCAAATATTTTTTTTACTTTTGGAGCCCACGATTCTAGGAATGATTTATTTCTGAGCGAATATTCAAGAGGCTTTTTATCAATCTCCAAAGCATACCAATTTAAATAAGATTTTTGTTTAATTAATTCATCAAATAAAGAAGCAGAATTGTATCCTAAACCAAAACAAATGTCCAAAACATTAATAGATTTACCTTTAAATCTTTGCAAATCAGAAGGAACTGTAAACTTTATCTTTGTTTCCTCCAATGCTCCCGATAAGCTATGGAAATTCTCTTGAAAAAATAAACTTCTTAAAGAGTAACTCCCATCTTTTGTTAAAACTTCTATTAATTCAGACAAAAACTTTTTGAGTTAGTTAGTTAACTTGGCAAGGTCTTCCCAAAAAGATGGATATGAGACGTAAGATGCATCTGCTCTCATAATTTTTGAGGTACCTTTGGCGACAAGTGAAGCTATCGCAAGACTCATTGATACTCGATGATCTGTCTCACTGTCTACTTCCGCAGAATGAAATTTTGATTGACCATTAATTATTAATCCATCCTCTTTTTCTGTTATTTCAGCACCGAATTTGCTCAATTGTCTTGCCATGACTTTTAATCGGTCTGTTTCTTTAAATCTCAATTCCTGTGCATCCTTAATTTCAGACACTCCATTACAAAAACATGCTGCCACAGTAAGGATTGGAATTTCATCTATAAGTTTTGGGAGAATATCTCCTTCAATAGTGAATGATCTTAAATTATTTGCGGTCTTTACTTTAATAGATCCAATAGGTTCTCCTGCAATCGTTGATTTATCTAAAATCTCATAATTGCAGCCCATTGAATCCATTACATTTAATATCCCTGTTCTAGTGGGATTTAATCCAACATTCTTAATTAAAACCTCTGAATTTGGGACAATAGATGCAGCAATCATCCAAAAGGATGCAGAGCTTATGTCTCCAGGGATTAATATTCTCTGCCCAATTAAATTACCCCCTGACTTTATTACTACATTCCTTCCTAATTCTCCTCTAATA is a window encoding:
- a CDS encoding tRNA (5-methylaminomethyl-2-thiouridine)(34)-methyltransferase MnmD, with translation MSELIEVLTKDGSYSLRSLFFQENFHSLSGALEETKIKFTVPSDLQRFKGKSINVLDICFGLGYNSASLFDELIKQKSYLNWYALEIDKKPLEYSLRNKSFLESWAPKVKKIFESLYQNDCFEDQYLKCRILWGDAREKINVIPSAKKFDLIYLDGFSPQKCPQVWTIEFLSKVAEKLNPQGYLITYSSSAAVRKTLRNLGLEIFTIKPSFNNRTFWSKGTVAIAKFDKNKLKPTFHFEKLSIMEEEHLFTKASIPYRDQHLNSSREDIINKRLDEQLCSNLLPTKKWRKKWGMTKSAFKS
- the aroA gene encoding 3-phosphoshikimate 1-carboxyvinyltransferase, which codes for MNNVRKIKGGSNLKGKIKVPGDKSISHRALIIGSIAQGETTIEGFLHSEDPLSTADCLRKLGVNIPDIKEDEPFTISGLGLDGIKEPKEILNCGNSGTTMRLLMGLLAGQEGKNFILTGDTSLNERPMGRVNKPLSLMGGIISGRESGNKAPISIYGNKLKGCVIGTPIASAQVKSAILLAGLKASGTTSVIEPASSRDHTERMLKAFGANISIRGELGRNVVIKSGGNLIGQRILIPGDISSASFWMIAASIVPNSEVLIKNVGLNPTRTGILNVMDSMGCNYEILDKSTIAGEPIGSIKVKTANNLRSFTIEGDILPKLIDEIPILTVAACFCNGVSEIKDAQELRFKETDRLKVMARQLSKFGAEITEKEDGLIINGQSKFHSAEVDSETDHRVSMSLAIASLVAKGTSKIMRADASYVSYPSFWEDLAKLTN